The following are from one region of the Geotrypetes seraphini chromosome 12, aGeoSer1.1, whole genome shotgun sequence genome:
- the GPANK1 gene encoding G patch domain and ankyrin repeat-containing protein 1 isoform X1 produces the protein MLDENHNSRHAQSDVFRLCVPCSAFLKAAVAETLWEREIFRVGCQMNQHPLISFTPAQEVSDLWKDGERQEDSGPRSQTKESTGSGEEARCFYESLLASVSEGSLGGRKACRKRPRRQEHVSRYSQDQQERVQVQPGPTERGGHRLLMCAQDGNLKALREVLEKGASDVNFRDGYYWTALMCAAYAGHAHVVKFLLESGAAWVGVCEAQGRDALDLAEEAGHEEVIHLLQEYGTALQEEAALGRGTPEMKYCAVCKMHFQEDSVAQHERSTVHLFSQRHAPVPTHYHIPEHNVGFQLLLKDGWDPEAGLGPIGTGRKFPIRTVLKRDQAGLGFQPGPKPKVTHFGPNDEKAVAQQPKMQPARTERLATVSRREEKRREKKARVWERDLRTYMNADL, from the exons ATGCTCGACGAAAACCACAATTCCCGGCATGCTCAGTCCGATGTTTTTCGTCTGTGCGTCCCATGCTCCGCCTTCTTGAAAGCTGCGGTTGCGGAAACGCTTTGGGAAAGGGAAATATTCAGGGTCGGG tgccaaaTGAACCAGCACCCTCTGATTTCATTTACCCCTGCCCAGGAGGTGTCAGACCTCTGGAAAGATGGTGAGCGCCAGGAGGACAGTGGTCCACGCTCTCAAACAAAAGAATCCACAGGGAGTGGAGAAGAAGCCAGGTGTTTCTATGAAAGTTTATTGGCTTCCGTCAGTGAGGGGAGCTTGGGGGGACGGAAGGCATGTCGAAAACGCCCGCGAAGGCAGGAGCACGTGTCCAGGTACAGCCAGGACCAACAGGAGCGTGTCCAGGTACAGCCAGGGCCGACAGAGCGGGGGGGTCATAGGCTTCTTATGTGTGCTCAAGATGGGAACCTGAAAGccctgagagaggtgctggagaaGGGCGCGAGTGATGTAAATTTCCGAGACGGATATTATTGGACAGCGCTGATGTGTGCGGCTTATGCTGGGCATGCACACGTGGTGAAGTTCCTTCTCGAAAGCGGTGCTGCCTGGGTCGGAGTCTGTGAGGCACAGGGTCGCGATGCACTAGACTTGGCAGAGGAAGCTGGACATGAAGAAGTGATTCATCTCTTACAAGAATATGGGACGGCTCTACAGGAGGAGGCTGCTCTGGG GAGAGGCACTCCGGAGATGAAGTACTGTGCTGTCTGCAAAATGCATTTCCAAGAAGATAGCGTTGCACAGCATGAGCGTTCAACTGTTCACCTCTTCAGTCAGCGACATGCTCCTGTTCCCACCCACTATCACATCCCTGAGCACAATGTGGGCTTCCAACTGCTGCTGAAGGATGGCTGGGATCCTGAGGCTGGCTTGGGGCCCATAGGAACAGGAAGAAAATTTCCCATAAGAACTGTATTAAAACGTGATCAGGCAGGACTGGGCTTCCAACCAGGCCCGAAGCCTAAAGTGACACACTTTGGGCCAAATGATGAGAAGGCAGTGGCTCAACAGCCGAAAATGCAGCCAGCCCGAACAGAGAGACTGGCCACTGTTAGCAGGAgggaggagaaaaggagagagaaaaaggctCGGGTCTGGGAAAGGGACCTTCGGACCTATATGAATGCTGACTTATAG
- the GPANK1 gene encoding G patch domain and ankyrin repeat-containing protein 1 isoform X2, which yields MCQMNQHPLISFTPAQEVSDLWKDGERQEDSGPRSQTKESTGSGEEARCFYESLLASVSEGSLGGRKACRKRPRRQEHVSRYSQDQQERVQVQPGPTERGGHRLLMCAQDGNLKALREVLEKGASDVNFRDGYYWTALMCAAYAGHAHVVKFLLESGAAWVGVCEAQGRDALDLAEEAGHEEVIHLLQEYGTALQEEAALGRGTPEMKYCAVCKMHFQEDSVAQHERSTVHLFSQRHAPVPTHYHIPEHNVGFQLLLKDGWDPEAGLGPIGTGRKFPIRTVLKRDQAGLGFQPGPKPKVTHFGPNDEKAVAQQPKMQPARTERLATVSRREEKRREKKARVWERDLRTYMNADL from the exons atg tgccaaaTGAACCAGCACCCTCTGATTTCATTTACCCCTGCCCAGGAGGTGTCAGACCTCTGGAAAGATGGTGAGCGCCAGGAGGACAGTGGTCCACGCTCTCAAACAAAAGAATCCACAGGGAGTGGAGAAGAAGCCAGGTGTTTCTATGAAAGTTTATTGGCTTCCGTCAGTGAGGGGAGCTTGGGGGGACGGAAGGCATGTCGAAAACGCCCGCGAAGGCAGGAGCACGTGTCCAGGTACAGCCAGGACCAACAGGAGCGTGTCCAGGTACAGCCAGGGCCGACAGAGCGGGGGGGTCATAGGCTTCTTATGTGTGCTCAAGATGGGAACCTGAAAGccctgagagaggtgctggagaaGGGCGCGAGTGATGTAAATTTCCGAGACGGATATTATTGGACAGCGCTGATGTGTGCGGCTTATGCTGGGCATGCACACGTGGTGAAGTTCCTTCTCGAAAGCGGTGCTGCCTGGGTCGGAGTCTGTGAGGCACAGGGTCGCGATGCACTAGACTTGGCAGAGGAAGCTGGACATGAAGAAGTGATTCATCTCTTACAAGAATATGGGACGGCTCTACAGGAGGAGGCTGCTCTGGG GAGAGGCACTCCGGAGATGAAGTACTGTGCTGTCTGCAAAATGCATTTCCAAGAAGATAGCGTTGCACAGCATGAGCGTTCAACTGTTCACCTCTTCAGTCAGCGACATGCTCCTGTTCCCACCCACTATCACATCCCTGAGCACAATGTGGGCTTCCAACTGCTGCTGAAGGATGGCTGGGATCCTGAGGCTGGCTTGGGGCCCATAGGAACAGGAAGAAAATTTCCCATAAGAACTGTATTAAAACGTGATCAGGCAGGACTGGGCTTCCAACCAGGCCCGAAGCCTAAAGTGACACACTTTGGGCCAAATGATGAGAAGGCAGTGGCTCAACAGCCGAAAATGCAGCCAGCCCGAACAGAGAGACTGGCCACTGTTAGCAGGAgggaggagaaaaggagagagaaaaaggctCGGGTCTGGGAAAGGGACCTTCGGACCTATATGAATGCTGACTTATAG